The following are from one region of the uncultured Desulfovibrio sp. genome:
- a CDS encoding YIP1 family protein gives MNITCPRCGFSRELPADRLPSKAVIATCPHCACRFRLVPGVGVMDVLSEPEHPVENPPHSEDSEVAAARPENSGAEPHGRGAWQSGDDDPLPPGAIVPGHSVQKPSYSDDERSESPEPAQRPQSGKKFPQADTGEERHIGNLWGLLGGKNIFGQRDDKSSEKRAGDRDDDNQQNRNSQRGLFGPEDDDADDSRKASAAYARESARFENDREDNQDDGQHGPANPWDAAPEPDGWIPAFYHTCMRVMFGAHNFFAHMRAESSQVRPLVFYLIISVIQVVIERVWSGIFLSLMAPSAASDPELEKMLILLSPQLSLPMTILIKTGVSVVQLYVLTALMHFTYGFITGKKPEFSLVFQVAAYAAAPSLLCVVPLLGSIVGFIWMVACVLVGCRTVLNLTWPQTFMGFAPVVLLLAPLLLQVMKAAQF, from the coding sequence GTGAATATTACTTGCCCGCGTTGCGGCTTCAGCCGCGAATTGCCCGCCGATCGTCTGCCCTCCAAGGCAGTTATAGCTACATGCCCGCACTGCGCCTGCCGGTTCCGTCTGGTTCCCGGCGTTGGCGTGATGGATGTGCTGTCCGAACCGGAACACCCCGTTGAAAATCCTCCGCACAGTGAAGATTCCGAAGTCGCCGCTGCGCGGCCTGAAAATTCGGGTGCGGAACCGCATGGGCGGGGAGCCTGGCAGTCGGGCGATGATGATCCATTGCCCCCTGGGGCCATTGTTCCCGGTCATTCCGTGCAGAAACCTTCCTATTCGGATGACGAGCGGAGCGAGAGCCCCGAACCCGCGCAAAGGCCGCAGTCTGGCAAAAAATTTCCCCAGGCGGATACTGGGGAAGAAAGGCATATCGGTAACTTGTGGGGGCTGCTGGGCGGCAAAAATATTTTTGGTCAGCGTGACGATAAGAGCAGTGAAAAACGCGCTGGCGACCGGGATGACGACAATCAGCAGAATCGTAATTCGCAGCGCGGACTTTTTGGCCCGGAAGACGATGATGCTGATGACAGCCGTAAGGCCAGCGCGGCCTATGCACGTGAATCCGCGCGGTTTGAAAACGACCGCGAAGACAATCAGGACGATGGCCAGCACGGCCCAGCCAATCCCTGGGATGCCGCGCCTGAGCCGGATGGCTGGATACCCGCCTTTTACCACACCTGCATGCGGGTCATGTTTGGCGCGCACAACTTTTTTGCCCATATGCGGGCCGAATCCTCGCAGGTGCGGCCGCTGGTGTTCTATCTGATCATCAGCGTCATTCAGGTTGTTATCGAAAGGGTGTGGTCGGGCATCTTTCTTTCGCTCATGGCACCCAGCGCCGCTTCTGACCCCGAGCTGGAAAAAATGCTCATTCTGCTTTCGCCCCAGCTCAGCCTGCCCATGACCATCCTGATCAAAACAGGCGTTTCTGTGGTGCAGCTCTATGTGCTGACGGCGCTGATGCATTTTACCTATGGCTTCATAACGGGCAAAAAGCCCGAATTCTCGCTGGTGTTTCAGGTGGCGGCCTATGCGGCAGCCCCCTCGTTGTTGTGCGTGGTGCCTTTGCTGGGTTCCATTGTTGGCTTTATCTGGATGGTCGCCTGCGTCCTTGTGGGTTGCCGCACGGTTCTCAATCTTACGTGGCCGCAGACCTTCATGGGCTTTGCCCCTGTTGTGCTGCTGCTCGCGCCGCTGTTGTTGCAGGTGATGAAGGCTGCCCAATTCTGA
- a CDS encoding sodium:calcium antiporter → MTIRALRPYIIAVGMTLPGIGLRFLHPDVSPLLVALLSGMAILGASFLLTWACEVAQMDIPQAVAVAVVAFIAVLPEYAVDMYFTWMAGQHPESAYSHYAIANMTGANRLLIGLGWSAIVLVFAKRFHSGVSLPDDKRTDVLFLGLATIYALFIPLKGSLTWVDGVVLLGIYIWYICIIARRPVEEEEPEGPAALLAHFAKKVRLRSVILIFLFSALVILCNAEPFSESLVASGKLLGINEFLLVQWLAPLASESPEFIIALMFASRGNASLALGSLLSSKLNQWTLLVGMIPGVYAASSGSLSPSINLDTHQFQEILLTAGQSLFAVALLVDLRLHVREALWLFILFAAQLLSPLYDTQVEALLGLAHDPLRLHYFFAQVYLVLAAVLLLRNWRGLLRLREGFKV, encoded by the coding sequence ATGACCATTCGCGCATTACGCCCTTACATCATTGCCGTGGGCATGACCCTGCCCGGCATTGGGCTGCGTTTTCTGCACCCTGACGTTTCGCCGCTGTTGGTGGCCCTGCTCTCGGGCATGGCTATTCTGGGCGCGTCATTTCTGCTCACCTGGGCGTGTGAAGTCGCCCAGATGGACATTCCGCAGGCTGTGGCCGTGGCTGTGGTGGCCTTTATCGCCGTGCTGCCCGAATACGCCGTGGACATGTACTTTACATGGATGGCGGGCCAGCACCCCGAGAGCGCATACTCCCACTACGCCATTGCCAATATGACCGGGGCCAACAGGCTGCTCATCGGCCTAGGCTGGTCGGCCATTGTGCTTGTTTTTGCCAAACGGTTCCATTCGGGCGTTTCCCTGCCGGACGACAAACGCACGGACGTGCTCTTTCTCGGCCTGGCGACCATTTACGCCCTGTTTATTCCGCTCAAGGGTTCGCTCACCTGGGTTGACGGCGTTGTGCTGCTGGGCATCTATATCTGGTACATCTGTATTATCGCCCGCAGACCCGTGGAAGAGGAAGAACCCGAAGGCCCCGCAGCCCTGCTGGCCCATTTTGCCAAAAAGGTACGCCTGCGCAGCGTTATTCTTATTTTCCTTTTTTCGGCGCTGGTCATTTTGTGCAATGCCGAACCCTTCAGTGAAAGTCTGGTTGCCAGCGGAAAGCTGCTTGGCATCAACGAATTCCTGCTGGTGCAGTGGCTTGCGCCTCTTGCCTCGGAGTCGCCCGAATTCATCATTGCCCTCATGTTTGCCTCGCGGGGCAATGCTTCGCTGGCTCTGGGCAGTTTGCTTTCGTCCAAGCTCAACCAGTGGACCCTGCTTGTGGGCATGATCCCCGGTGTCTACGCCGCGTCATCCGGCTCGCTTTCACCCTCCATAAACCTTGACACTCACCAGTTTCAGGAAATACTACTGACCGCCGGGCAGTCACTTTTTGCCGTGGCCCTGCTGGTGGATCTGCGCCTGCATGTCCGCGAGGCCCTGTGGCTGTTCATCCTGTTTGCAGCCCAGTTGCTCTCGCCGCTCTACGACACCCAGGTTGAAGCCCTGCTGGGGCTTGCGCACGATCCTTTACGCCTGCACTATTTCTTTGCGCAGGTGTATCTGGTGCTGGCGGCGGTGCTGCTGCTCAGAAACTGGCGCGGCCTTTTGCGCCTGCGTGAAGGATTCAAGGTTTAA
- a CDS encoding DUF3298 and DUF4163 domain-containing protein translates to MPRLVFFLLLLLPLLACAQAALAARLPEVQAAGSLKAETPVQGIKIIPARKDSADAPPTSLAAADPNAGSGQPPQHPTNVDKDSPAVADTPVAADAAPAPAAVEKADKKTAAAIISGSRRPGIIEHQIVRTNREDKPDINLSYPSVGIRAVDANIREWATGIADAFEETFNSPGLYPDENRPVPELWCSYSLSHPSDKALSITFEVWTYTGGAQGNLDIMTLNYSLLTGQRLGLVDIFEDPDAALAIMSAWSRRELFQRLGGMRQEQYLRTGLNPVPENFASLTLTPSGIRINFQPYQVAPGMAGAQKVEIPIEELQPAHPLMLLWGK, encoded by the coding sequence ATGCCCCGCCTAGTCTTTTTTCTGCTTCTGCTTTTGCCGCTGCTGGCATGCGCGCAAGCCGCCCTTGCCGCCCGTCTGCCCGAAGTGCAGGCAGCGGGGTCACTGAAAGCTGAAACTCCTGTTCAGGGCATTAAAATAATACCGGCCCGCAAGGATTCCGCGGACGCGCCGCCCACTTCGCTGGCCGCTGCCGACCCCAATGCGGGTTCAGGCCAGCCCCCTCAGCACCCGACTAATGTGGACAAAGACAGCCCTGCCGTAGCGGACACTCCTGTCGCGGCAGATGCCGCACCAGCGCCGGCAGCAGTGGAAAAAGCCGACAAGAAAACCGCGGCAGCCATCATTTCCGGTTCTCGCCGCCCTGGCATCATTGAACACCAGATCGTGCGCACCAACCGGGAAGACAAACCGGATATCAATCTCAGCTATCCCTCGGTCGGCATCCGCGCAGTGGACGCCAATATCCGCGAATGGGCCACTGGCATAGCCGACGCCTTTGAAGAAACCTTCAATTCGCCCGGTCTGTACCCGGATGAAAACCGCCCCGTTCCTGAACTGTGGTGTTCCTATTCTCTAAGCCATCCTTCGGACAAGGCGCTGAGCATCACCTTTGAAGTCTGGACGTACACGGGCGGCGCACAGGGCAATCTGGACATCATGACCCTGAACTACAGCCTGCTGACAGGCCAGCGCCTGGGGCTGGTGGATATTTTTGAAGATCCGGACGCGGCCCTTGCCATCATGTCCGCATGGTCGCGCAGGGAGCTTTTCCAGCGCCTCGGCGGCATGCGCCAGGAGCAGTACCTGCGCACAGGCCTTAATCCCGTGCCGGAAAACTTCGCCAGCCTGACCCTGACGCCCTCGGGCATACGCATCAACTTTCAGCCCTATCAGGTGGCCCCTGGCATGGCTGGCGCGCAGAAGGTGGAAATCCCCATTGAAGAGCTCCAGCCTGCGCATCCCCTGATGCTGCTCTGGGGCAAATAA
- the uvrC gene encoding excinuclease ABC subunit UvrC — translation MQKPESSSIPLTPGVYLYKDAKGRIIYVGKARVLRRRVLSYFRPEGLPAKTRAMLSHAESIEYLTTTTEKEALLLEASCIKKHRPHYNIVLRDDKQYVLFRINPKHPFPRLEIVRQARRDGARYFGPFTSALAARETWKLIHRAFALRRCTDKAMKNRVRPCLYHFMGQCPAPCMGMVTSQEYNENVRKVTDLLQGRSAELLGGLRAAMEQAAEELEFERAASLRDQIRAVESTVERQAAVLPGGGDMDVVGLFSADKGLALGLIFVRNGAVTDGRAFYWSGLTFEDAPELLWSFMGQYYSQATPPPRILLPWIPADQEEEQGAEGDKATDENIQAGENGASTRETLEQTLADRRGGAVRIVPPQNAGDNQLIDLAQSNAREEARRQEQKTDQNILERLAKALHLPGPPMRIECVDVSHTGGQQTRVGMVVFEDGKPERSQYRAYAMPDSGDDYATLYAWVARRLESGPPWPDLLLIDGGRGQLGSVQRALREAGQEDLFALAAIAKARDEEGHADRRAGNVADRIFVPNRANPLPLREGGPELLFLQNVRDNTHRFAIGRHRRARQGAALSGELMRLPGIGPATARLLWDNFGSVEAMRAAGVDDLCKIPGIGPAKAALLREKLRGLD, via the coding sequence ATGCAGAAGCCCGAATCATCCAGCATTCCCCTTACTCCTGGCGTTTACCTGTACAAGGACGCCAAGGGCCGCATTATCTATGTGGGCAAGGCGCGTGTACTGCGCCGCCGGGTGCTCTCCTATTTTCGGCCAGAAGGCCTGCCAGCCAAGACGCGGGCCATGCTTTCGCATGCCGAGAGCATCGAGTACCTGACCACCACCACGGAAAAAGAGGCCCTGCTGCTGGAAGCCAGTTGCATCAAAAAGCACAGGCCGCACTACAATATCGTGCTGCGCGACGACAAGCAGTACGTGCTTTTTCGCATCAATCCAAAGCATCCCTTTCCCCGGCTGGAAATCGTGCGGCAGGCGCGGCGGGACGGCGCGCGTTACTTTGGCCCGTTCACGTCCGCTCTGGCGGCGCGCGAAACGTGGAAACTCATCCATCGGGCCTTTGCCCTGCGGCGCTGCACCGACAAGGCCATGAAAAACCGTGTGCGCCCCTGCCTGTATCATTTTATGGGGCAATGCCCCGCGCCCTGCATGGGCATGGTGACATCGCAGGAATATAACGAAAACGTGCGCAAGGTGACGGATCTGCTCCAGGGGCGTTCCGCCGAGCTGCTTGGCGGGCTACGCGCCGCCATGGAACAGGCCGCCGAAGAACTGGAATTTGAAAGGGCCGCCAGCCTGCGCGATCAGATACGCGCTGTGGAAAGCACTGTTGAACGGCAGGCCGCCGTGCTGCCCGGCGGTGGCGACATGGACGTGGTGGGCCTGTTCTCTGCGGATAAGGGGTTGGCGCTGGGGCTTATCTTTGTGCGCAACGGGGCCGTGACGGACGGTCGGGCTTTTTACTGGTCGGGCCTGACCTTTGAAGACGCGCCGGAGCTTTTGTGGTCGTTCATGGGGCAGTATTATAGTCAGGCCACGCCGCCCCCGCGTATCCTGCTGCCCTGGATTCCCGCCGATCAGGAAGAGGAGCAGGGAGCAGAGGGCGACAAGGCAACTGATGAAAACATTCAGGCAGGTGAAAACGGCGCATCGACCCGCGAGACGCTGGAGCAGACTCTTGCCGATCGCCGGGGCGGAGCCGTGCGCATTGTGCCGCCGCAAAATGCGGGGGACAACCAGCTCATAGACCTTGCGCAGTCCAACGCGCGGGAGGAAGCCCGCCGTCAGGAACAGAAAACGGATCAGAACATTCTGGAGCGTCTGGCGAAAGCTCTGCACCTGCCCGGCCCGCCCATGCGCATTGAATGCGTGGACGTGTCCCACACCGGCGGGCAGCAGACCCGCGTCGGCATGGTTGTTTTTGAGGACGGCAAGCCCGAACGTTCGCAGTACCGGGCCTATGCCATGCCTGACAGCGGGGATGACTACGCAACCCTGTATGCATGGGTGGCGCGCAGGCTTGAGAGCGGCCCGCCGTGGCCGGATTTGCTGCTCATAGACGGCGGGCGCGGGCAACTCGGCTCCGTGCAGCGCGCCCTGCGCGAGGCAGGGCAGGAAGACCTGTTTGCCCTCGCGGCCATTGCCAAGGCCAGGGATGAGGAAGGCCATGCCGACCGCCGCGCGGGCAATGTGGCTGACAGAATTTTTGTGCCCAACCGCGCAAATCCGTTGCCCCTGCGCGAGGGCGGCCCGGAACTGCTGTTTTTGCAGAACGTGCGCGATAATACCCACCGTTTTGCCATTGGCCGACACCGCCGGGCGCGTCAAGGTGCAGCCCTGTCTGGCGAGCTGATGCGTCTGCCGGGCATCGGCCCTGCCACGGCGCGTTTGCTCTGGGACAACTTTGGTAGTGTTGAGGCCATGCGGGCCGCAGGTGTGGATGATTTGTGCAAGATTCCTGGCATCGGCCCTGCCAAGGCCGCTCTGCTGCGCGAAAAGCTGCGCGGTCTGGATTGA
- the trpB gene encoding tryptophan synthase subunit beta: MSQHSAPYGIPDSKGFFGAYGGQFVPEPLKARLDEVAGAMKAAEADPSFQKELDYLCSHYTGRPNPVFHCANLSRHLGGAQIWLKREDLNHLGAHKINNTLGQCLLAKRMGKKRVIAETGAGQHGVATAATAALMGLECTICMGEVDIERQHLNVIRMEMLGSRVVAAKSGQRTLKEAVDEALGMWIEDPEMFYVLGSAVGPHPYPYMVRVFQSVVGREARAQMLAETGRLPNACLGCVGGGSNAIGLFAGFLDDTDVRLLGVEPGGRGNSYGEHAASLCLGEPGVMHGFNSYMIKDPAGEAGEVYSISAGLDYPSVGPEHALLKDMGRAEYVSVTDKEALDAFFALSRHEGIIPALESSHALAHAMKMAPGMPGDSILLVNLSGRGDKDVAQVAEMMQKGLI, from the coding sequence ATGAGCCAGCATTCCGCCCCCTACGGCATTCCTGACAGCAAGGGCTTTTTTGGGGCCTACGGCGGGCAGTTCGTACCCGAGCCTCTCAAGGCCCGTCTGGACGAAGTGGCCGGAGCCATGAAGGCCGCCGAGGCGGATCCGTCCTTCCAGAAAGAGCTGGATTATCTTTGCTCCCACTACACGGGGCGGCCCAATCCGGTATTCCACTGCGCCAATCTGAGCCGTCACCTTGGCGGTGCGCAGATATGGCTCAAGCGCGAAGACCTCAACCATCTGGGCGCGCACAAGATCAACAATACCCTTGGGCAGTGCCTGCTGGCAAAACGCATGGGCAAGAAGCGCGTTATTGCAGAAACCGGTGCAGGCCAGCACGGTGTTGCCACTGCGGCCACAGCGGCTCTGATGGGGCTGGAATGCACCATCTGCATGGGTGAAGTGGATATTGAGCGCCAGCACCTCAATGTTATCCGCATGGAGATGCTCGGCTCGCGCGTTGTGGCGGCCAAGAGTGGTCAGCGTACCCTTAAGGAAGCCGTGGACGAAGCCTTGGGCATGTGGATTGAAGATCCGGAAATGTTCTATGTGCTCGGCTCTGCCGTTGGCCCCCATCCGTACCCCTATATGGTGCGCGTTTTTCAGTCGGTGGTGGGGCGCGAGGCCCGCGCCCAGATGCTGGCCGAAACTGGCCGCCTGCCCAACGCCTGCCTTGGCTGCGTAGGCGGCGGTTCCAACGCCATTGGCCTGTTTGCGGGTTTTCTTGACGATACGGACGTGCGCCTTTTGGGCGTGGAACCCGGCGGTCGCGGCAACAGCTACGGCGAGCATGCCGCATCCCTCTGCCTGGGCGAACCCGGCGTCATGCACGGTTTCAATTCCTACATGATCAAGGACCCTGCGGGCGAGGCGGGCGAAGTGTATTCCATTTCCGCCGGGCTTGATTATCCCTCAGTGGGGCCGGAACACGCACTGCTCAAGGATATGGGCCGCGCCGAATACGTCAGCGTGACAGACAAGGAAGCCCTGGACGCATTTTTTGCCCTTTCGCGGCATGAAGGCATCATCCCGGCGCTGGAATCTTCCCACGCGCTGGCCCACGCCATGAAGATGGCCCCCGGCATGCCTGGGGACAGCATTTTGCTGGTGAACCTCTCTGGCCGTGGCGACAAGGACGTGGCCCAGGTTGCCGAAATGATGCAGAAGGGTCTGATTTAG
- a CDS encoding FAD-dependent thymidylate synthase → MLDEKYTGNGKVVLLAGGGKIYTDIAARFVRSERELEEIVASPYSRQIVQNILDSGHRAALEFDFFLFGVEGYSRVTETQLVRKRLASYLIKSGRAELGGKRRYSVVYPRSVAEFSAQVTLPDGHTATLSGHDLADISRQWYDAGLDAGLPEEDLRYLKPQATEFKAIIGMNAHALLDWFAIRCCRNAQHEIRHLAWQMLRLSRKAAPDLFAGAGPSCVQMGYCPENKRQHARCVGRVLTKEQALEMLRSHGGQQTSAEDFTDQ, encoded by the coding sequence ATGCTTGACGAAAAATACACTGGCAACGGCAAGGTTGTGCTGCTGGCAGGCGGCGGAAAAATCTATACGGATATCGCCGCCCGATTTGTGCGCAGCGAGCGCGAGCTGGAAGAAATTGTGGCCTCGCCCTACTCGCGCCAGATAGTGCAGAATATTCTCGATTCCGGCCACAGGGCCGCGCTTGAGTTCGACTTTTTTCTCTTTGGTGTTGAAGGCTATTCGCGCGTTACCGAAACCCAGCTTGTGCGCAAGCGGCTGGCCTCATACCTCATCAAATCCGGACGGGCGGAACTGGGCGGCAAGCGCCGCTATTCCGTGGTGTATCCGCGCAGCGTGGCCGAATTTTCCGCGCAGGTGACCCTGCCCGACGGGCACACGGCAACCCTCAGTGGGCACGATCTGGCTGACATTTCACGGCAGTGGTATGATGCAGGCCTTGACGCGGGTCTGCCAGAAGAAGATTTGCGCTACCTGAAGCCACAGGCCACGGAATTCAAGGCCATCATCGGCATGAACGCCCACGCCCTGCTCGACTGGTTTGCCATCCGCTGCTGCCGCAATGCACAGCACGAAATACGCCATCTGGCGTGGCAGATGCTGCGCCTCAGCCGCAAGGCCGCGCCCGACCTCTTTGCCGGTGCAGGCCCAAGCTGCGTGCAGATGGGCTATTGCCCTGAAAACAAGCGCCAGCACGCCCGATGCGTGGGCCGAGTGCTCACCAAGGAACAGGCGCTTGAAATGCTGCGCTCGCATGGCGGGCAGCAGACCAGCGCGGAAGACTTTACCGATCAGTAA
- a CDS encoding O-antigen ligase, whose protein sequence is MLNIFNEAKNRGLHVRERLLCALRNPSDVQWSRCLFWSFWISLASFPIGYGAREVLPVICFVFLLLYYRYSWTESVLHRLDARPLFYCLWAMICIGVFFSEHIWTSLLHAGTGINKGFILPFIGMECVRSEKDLRRLVWACVLACFWEGLDGLHQALTGTDFIMGYALNAGRLTGSLGDYTVGNYIALALIPAFSLWFILRRALTPAASALLWFATLWPAFFLLIGASSRSGALAVAVSFGLWVLLRGGRGRFKLAVGSLGILLAVLVLQGRAGLGAVESDGRWSLWHLAWQVFCEHPWLGAGAGRYNEAFRALGLAPEKDVITISHPHNLYLDMLYAHGIVGFVLGMIFLLGFIWWGYKRIRPRLLAELESKSPSIYWRMTAWFWIGFGGWLVNGIFGHDFYRIWWLGLAMSHLGVMIGAVVNGLDAAPEDLADQARQDEAAAVGKTFF, encoded by the coding sequence GTGCTGAATATATTTAATGAAGCAAAAAACCGGGGATTGCACGTGCGGGAGCGCCTGCTTTGCGCACTGCGCAATCCGTCTGATGTGCAGTGGAGCCGTTGTCTTTTCTGGTCGTTCTGGATTTCGCTGGCCTCCTTTCCCATAGGGTACGGCGCGCGTGAGGTTTTGCCAGTAATCTGCTTTGTTTTTCTGTTGCTCTATTATCGCTACAGCTGGACAGAAAGCGTTTTGCACAGGCTTGATGCGCGTCCGCTTTTTTATTGCCTGTGGGCCATGATCTGCATTGGCGTGTTTTTTTCAGAACACATATGGACTTCGCTTCTCCACGCGGGCACAGGCATCAACAAGGGTTTTATTTTGCCGTTTATCGGCATGGAATGCGTGCGGAGCGAAAAAGACCTGCGCCGCCTTGTGTGGGCCTGCGTGCTGGCCTGCTTCTGGGAAGGGCTGGACGGCCTGCACCAGGCGCTGACCGGCACGGATTTCATCATGGGCTACGCCCTTAATGCGGGCAGGCTCACGGGGAGCCTCGGCGATTATACTGTGGGCAACTACATAGCCCTGGCGCTCATTCCTGCCTTTTCCCTCTGGTTTATCCTGCGCCGTGCCCTCACGCCTGCGGCTTCGGCCCTGCTGTGGTTTGCAACGCTCTGGCCCGCGTTTTTCCTGCTGATTGGCGCAAGCAGCCGTAGCGGTGCGCTGGCTGTAGCTGTTTCTTTTGGGTTGTGGGTGCTGCTGCGCGGGGGCCGTGGACGCTTCAAGCTTGCCGTGGGCTCGTTGGGCATTCTGCTGGCTGTGCTCGTATTACAGGGCCGGGCCGGGCTGGGCGCGGTGGAGAGCGATGGCCGCTGGAGCCTGTGGCATCTGGCATGGCAGGTGTTTTGCGAACATCCCTGGCTGGGAGCCGGAGCGGGCCGTTATAACGAGGCCTTCCGCGCGCTCGGCCTTGCGCCTGAAAAAGACGTTATCACCATCAGCCATCCGCACAACCTTTATCTGGATATGCTGTACGCGCACGGCATTGTTGGCTTTGTGCTGGGCATGATTTTTTTGCTGGGCTTCATCTGGTGGGGCTACAAGCGTATACGCCCGCGCCTGCTGGCAGAGCTTGAAAGCAAAAGCCCCAGCATCTACTGGCGCATGACCGCCTGGTTCTGGATCGGTTTTGGCGGCTGGCTGGTCAACGGCATCTTTGGGCATGATTTTTACCGCATCTGGTGGCTGGGGCTTGCCATGAGCCACCTTGGGGTCATGATCGGGGCTGTGGTCAACGGTCTGGATGCCGCCCCCGAAGATCTGGCCGATCAGGCACGTCAGGATGAGGCCGCAGCGGTGGGCAAAACTTTTTTTTAA
- a CDS encoding NYN domain-containing protein, giving the protein MARFTGFDEVFSALYVDFDNIYTRFLEIDPEAARAFGSVPYRWVRWIENHALRILYGEGVRRRILKRMCYLNPQRYQEYRNPFIRSAFQVVDCPPLTTRGKTSTDIHLVMDCMDDLSHSTHFDEFIILSGDADFTPLLIRLQEHARRTLVLSVGYSSPAYTAAASWRIREDWFLQQALRDERADEVDDQPIPVAPTPPIARTAHAAPPAPEKTPDDEDEGPAPGNAW; this is encoded by the coding sequence ATGGCCAGATTTACCGGTTTTGACGAAGTATTCAGTGCACTTTACGTTGACTTCGACAATATTTACACCCGCTTTCTTGAAATTGACCCCGAGGCGGCCAGGGCCTTTGGCTCTGTTCCATACCGGTGGGTGCGCTGGATTGAAAACCATGCGCTACGCATTCTGTACGGCGAAGGCGTACGCCGCCGCATCCTTAAACGTATGTGCTACCTGAACCCCCAGCGCTATCAGGAATACCGCAATCCCTTCATCCGCAGCGCATTCCAGGTGGTGGACTGCCCGCCGCTGACCACCCGCGGCAAGACCAGTACCGATATCCATCTGGTGATGGACTGCATGGACGACCTCTCGCACTCCACCCACTTTGATGAATTCATCATTCTTTCCGGCGATGCGGACTTTACCCCCCTGCTCATCCGCTTGCAGGAACACGCCCGCCGCACCCTGGTGCTTTCTGTGGGCTATTCTTCGCCCGCATACACGGCTGCGGCATCCTGGCGCATCCGCGAAGACTGGTTTTTGCAGCAGGCCCTGCGCGACGAGCGCGCCGATGAGGTGGACGACCAGCCCATCCCTGTAGCGCCCACACCACCCATTGCCCGCACCGCGCATGCCGCGCCGCCCGCCCCTGAAAAAACCCCTGACGATGAAGACGAAGGCCCAGCCCCCGGAAATGCGTGGTAA
- a CDS encoding basic amino acid ABC transporter substrate-binding protein, with translation MFRRVILALITLALLCGPAAAAEKFIVASDCTWPPMEMLDANKQPEGFSTDYLRAMAKAAGFEVEVRNIAWDGIFGGVATGQYDIVASSVTITPEREKQFDFSAPYYEVVQAVVLPAGKSIKTLADLKGKKVGGQIGTTGIFVMRKANASADIKEYDDVGLAIQDLVGGRLDAVICDDPVAMYYVNKKPDTAGKLNISFKADEKEYYGFTVRKGRKDLVEKLNKGIAAVKASGEDRKIAEKWLGKSN, from the coding sequence ATGTTTCGCCGTGTTATTCTTGCCCTGATTACCCTTGCCCTGCTCTGCGGGCCGGCGGCTGCCGCCGAAAAATTCATTGTTGCCAGCGACTGCACATGGCCCCCCATGGAAATGCTGGACGCCAACAAACAGCCTGAAGGCTTCTCCACCGACTACCTCCGCGCCATGGCCAAGGCCGCCGGCTTTGAGGTTGAAGTGCGCAACATCGCGTGGGACGGCATTTTTGGCGGTGTGGCCACCGGACAGTACGACATCGTGGCTTCCTCGGTGACTATCACCCCCGAACGTGAAAAGCAGTTTGACTTCTCCGCTCCTTACTATGAAGTGGTTCAGGCCGTGGTGCTGCCCGCTGGCAAGAGCATCAAGACTCTGGCCGACCTCAAGGGCAAGAAGGTCGGCGGCCAGATCGGCACCACCGGCATCTTTGTCATGCGCAAGGCCAATGCCAGCGCGGACATCAAGGAATATGACGATGTGGGCCTGGCTATTCAGGACCTCGTGGGCGGCCGTCTTGACGCCGTTATCTGCGATGATCCGGTTGCCATGTACTATGTGAACAAAAAGCCTGACACCGCTGGCAAACTGAACATTTCGTTCAAGGCCGACGAAAAGGAATACTATGGCTTCACCGTCCGCAAAGGCCGCAAGGACCTCGTGGAAAAGCTGAACAAGGGCATTGCCGCTGTGAAGGCTTCTGGCGAAGACCGCAAAATTGCTGAAAAGTGGCTTGGTAAATCCAACTAA